The following coding sequences lie in one Stigmatopora argus isolate UIUO_Sarg chromosome 5, RoL_Sarg_1.0, whole genome shotgun sequence genomic window:
- the LOC144074644 gene encoding L-serine dehydratase/L-threonine deaminase-like has protein sequence MKTLQPLHVSTPVRESLALTKVAQTSVYLKLDSSQPTGSFKIRGIGHLCKTWAERGCQRFVCCSGGNAGMAAAYSARQLGIPATIVVPSVTPNPTVDRLREEGATVVIHGKALNESIEYGQQLVANNPGWIFISPFDDPLIWEGHTSLVQELEQDMKEKPGAIVLSVGGGGLLNGVVEGLRRAGWDDVPIVAMETIGAHSLNVTIKAGQLVTLPAITSVATTLGLTRVSAQTLKLVQEHTVFSEVVTDQEAVKAVERFVDDEKILVEPACGAALAAVYSDVIKRLRDEGKLEKQMGPVVLVVCGGNNISMQELHRLKKQLGIL, from the exons ATGAAGACCCTACAGCCTCTTCACGTGTCCACCCCGGTCAGGGAGAGCCTTGCCCTGACAAAAGTGGCCCAAACGTCCGTCTACCTCAAATTGGATTCATCCCAGCCTACGGGATCCTTTAAGATCAGGGGCATTGGACACCTATGCAAAACA TGGGCTGAGCGAGGATGCCAGAGGTTTGTCTGCTGTTCAG GAGGAAATGCAGGCATGGCTGCGGCCTATTCAGCCCGCCAGCTGGGTATACCCGCAACCATCGTGGTGCCCAGCGTCACCCCAAACCCAACGGTGGACCGTCTACGGGAGGAAGGGGCCACCGTGGTCATCCATGGCAAG GCCCTTAACGAAAGCATCGAGTATGGACAGCAGCTTGTGGCGAACAACCCAGGATGGATATTCATTTCTCCCTTTGATGACCCCCTTATCTG GGAAGGCCACACATCTCTGGTGCAAGAACTGGAGCAAGACATGAAGGAGAAACCTGGGGCTATCGTGCTGTCGGTGGGAGGTGGCGGCCTTCTGAACGGGGTGGTGGAGGGTCTGCGGCGAGCCGGCTGGGATGACGTGCCCattgttgccatggaaaccaTAGGGGCTCACAGCCTCAATGTAACCATTAAGGCAGGGCAGCTAGTCACTTTACCTGCTATCACCAG TGTGGCCACAACATTAGGCCTCACCAGGGTTTCCGCACAGACTCTTAAACTGGTGCAGGAGCACACCGTCTTTTCAGAAGTAGTCACTGACCAGGAGGCTGTAAAGGCTGTGGAGCGCTTTGTTG ATGATGAGAAGATTCTGGTGGAACCAGCCTGTGGCGCTGCGCTCGCTGCCGTGTACAGTGATGTCATCAAAAGGCTGAGGGATGAGGGCAAACTGGAGAAGCAGATGGGGCCCGTGGTCCTAGTTGTGTGTGGGGGGAACAACATCAGTATGCAGGAGCTCCACAGGTTGAAAAAACAACTTGGTATTCTCTAG